A genomic window from Glycine max cultivar Williams 82 chromosome 17, Glycine_max_v4.0, whole genome shotgun sequence includes:
- the LOC100816722 gene encoding BTB/POZ domain-containing protein NPY4 isoform X3 yields MYVAAELATDIVINVGNVKFHLHKFPLLSKSARFQKLITNSNEENNDEVHIHDIPGGSAAFEICTKFCYGMTVTLNAYNVVAARCAAEYLEMYETVEKGNLIYKIEVFLNSSIFRSWKDSIIVLQTTKSLLKWSEELKVVSHGIDSIATKASLDTSKVEWSYTYNRKKLPSENSNDPQSNNARKQQLVPKDWWWVEDLCELQLDLYERVITAIIEKGNVSGAVIGEALNAYASRRMPGFNKGEIQGGDIVKNRLLLETILRILPVDMGIASFSFLVKLLRVAIQLECEELERSELIRRIGMCLEEAKVSDLLICAPVGDAILDVDIVQRIVEEFVACDQQVQTDSLLEDEFQEIRSPGMVSDPSKAKVAKLVDGYLAEIACDPNLPVAKFVNLAELVSSFPRASHDGLYRAIDMYLKEHPGISKSERKRICRLMNCRSLSAEACMHAVQNERLPMRVVVQVLFFEQLRTTTSSGGNSTPDHPGSLRSFLPGGSHGSSRSTITNTEEEWDAVGTMEDIKSLKGEVDALKLSGGTGRASSGKDNNSGKGNADNIAASKMKGFMSKKILSKIWSSKEKSVDISSSDTSESPASTVVEETKSTPARSRRHSVS; encoded by the exons AT GTATGTCGCAGCTGAGTTGGCAACTGACATAGTCATTAATGTTGGAAATGTAAAATTTCATCTCCATAAG TTTCCTCTTTTGTCAAAAAGTGCACGCTTCCAAAAGCTGATTACAAACAGTAATGAAGAGAACAATGATGAAGTCCATATCCATGACATTCCTGGCGGATCTGCTGCTTTTGAAATATGTACCAAGTTCTGTTATGGTATGACAGTCACTCTTAATGCATACAATGTCGTTGCAGCTCGCTGTGCAGCAGAATATCTTGAGATGTACGAAACtgttgagaaaggaaatctTATCTACAAGATTGAAGTATTCCTCAACTCGAGCATTTTCAGGAGTTGGAAAGACTCGATTATTGTTCTTCAAACTACCAAGTCTCTTCTTAAATGGTCTGAGGAACTTAAGGTAGTGAGCCATGGCATTGACTCCATAGCTACCAAGGCTTCACTTGATACATCAAAGGTGGAGTGGTCATACACCTATAACAGGAAAAAGCTACCATCTGAAAATAGTAACGATCCTCAGTCTAATAATGCAAGGAAACAACAATTGGTTCCAAAGGACTGGTGGTGGGTGGAGGACCTTTGTGAGCTCCAACTTGATCTTTATGAACGGGTTATAACAGCAATTATAGAAAAAGGCAATGTTTCTGGTGCTGTAATTGGAGAAGCTCTAAATGCTTATGCCTCAAGAAGGATGCCTGGCTTCAACAAGGGTGAGATCCAAGGAGGAGATATTGTAAAGAATAGATTACTGTTGGAGACCATACTCCGAATATTACCTGTGGACATGGGCATTGCCTCTTTCAGTTTCTTGGTGAAGTTATTAAGGGTAGCTATTCAGTTGGAATGTGAAGAGTTGGAGAGATCTGAACTGATTAGGAGAATAGGTATGTGCCTTGAGGAAGCTAAGGTGTctgatttattaatttgtgcCCCAGTTGGTGATGCAATTCTTGATGTTGATATTGTGCAAAGGATAGTAGAAGAGTTTGTAGCATGTGATCAACAGGTTCAGACGGACTCCCTGTTGGAAGATGAATTTCAGGAGATCAGAAGCCCTGGGATGGTATCAGACCCTTCAAAGGCTAAGGTGGCAAAACTGGTGGATGGCTACCTTGCTGAGATTGCATGTGATCCAAATTTACCTGTTGCAAAATTTGTTAATCTTGCTGAATTAGTATCAAGCTTCCCTAGAGCATCTCATGATGGCCTTTATCGTGCCATTGACATGTATTTAAAG GAGCATCCTGGAATCAGCAAGAGCGAAAGGAAAAGAATATGTAGGTTGATGAACTGCAGGAGCTTATCTGCAGAGGCTTGCATGCATGCTGTGCAGAATGAGCGGCTTCCCATGCGTGTTGTTGTGCAGGTTCTATTCTTTGAACAACTGAGAACTACAACATCTTCAGGGGGCAACAGCACACCAGATCATCCTGGGTCTCTCAGGTCATTTCTTCCTGGTGGATCTCATGGGAGCTCTAGGTCTACTATAACAAACACAGAAGAAGAATGGGATGCTGTGGGAACAATGGAAGACATAAAATCTCTGAAAGGGGAAGTTGATGCACTAAAATTATCAGGTGGAACCGGTAGGGCCAGCAGCGGAAAAGACAATAACAGTGGTAAAGGCAATGCCGACAATATTGCTGCCAGTAAAATGAAAGGTTTCATGTCAAAGAAGATACTCTCTAAGATTTGGTCTAGCAAAGAAAAAAGTGTTGATATAAGTAGCTCTGATACGTCAGAGAGCCCTGCTTCTACTGTTGTAGAGGAAACAAAATCTACTCCAGCTAGAAGTAGGAGGCATTCAGTATCTTAG
- the LOC100816722 gene encoding BTB/POZ domain-containing protein NPY4 isoform X1, whose product MKFMKLGSKPDSFQSEGDNNIRYVAAELATDIVINVGNVKFHLHKFPLLSKSARFQKLITNSNEENNDEVHIHDIPGGSAAFEICTKFCYGMTVTLNAYNVVAARCAAEYLEMYETVEKGNLIYKIEVFLNSSIFRSWKDSIIVLQTTKSLLKWSEELKVVSHGIDSIATKASLDTSKVEWSYTYNRKKLPSENSNDPQSNNARKQQLVPKDWWWVEDLCELQLDLYERVITAIIEKGNVSGAVIGEALNAYASRRMPGFNKGEIQGGDIVKNRLLLETILRILPVDMGIASFSFLVKLLRVAIQLECEELERSELIRRIGMCLEEAKVSDLLICAPVGDAILDVDIVQRIVEEFVACDQQVQTDSLLEDEFQEIRSPGMVSDPSKAKVAKLVDGYLAEIACDPNLPVAKFVNLAELVSSFPRASHDGLYRAIDMYLKEHPGISKSERKRICRLMNCRSLSAEACMHAVQNERLPMRVVVQVLFFEQLRTTTSSGGNSTPDHPGSLRSFLPGGSHGSSRSTITNTEEEWDAVGTMEDIKSLKGEVDALKLSGGTGRASSGKDNNSGKGNADNIAASKMKGFMSKKILSKIWSSKEKSVDISSSDTSESPASTVVEETKSTPARSRRHSVS is encoded by the exons GTATGTCGCAGCTGAGTTGGCAACTGACATAGTCATTAATGTTGGAAATGTAAAATTTCATCTCCATAAG TTTCCTCTTTTGTCAAAAAGTGCACGCTTCCAAAAGCTGATTACAAACAGTAATGAAGAGAACAATGATGAAGTCCATATCCATGACATTCCTGGCGGATCTGCTGCTTTTGAAATATGTACCAAGTTCTGTTATGGTATGACAGTCACTCTTAATGCATACAATGTCGTTGCAGCTCGCTGTGCAGCAGAATATCTTGAGATGTACGAAACtgttgagaaaggaaatctTATCTACAAGATTGAAGTATTCCTCAACTCGAGCATTTTCAGGAGTTGGAAAGACTCGATTATTGTTCTTCAAACTACCAAGTCTCTTCTTAAATGGTCTGAGGAACTTAAGGTAGTGAGCCATGGCATTGACTCCATAGCTACCAAGGCTTCACTTGATACATCAAAGGTGGAGTGGTCATACACCTATAACAGGAAAAAGCTACCATCTGAAAATAGTAACGATCCTCAGTCTAATAATGCAAGGAAACAACAATTGGTTCCAAAGGACTGGTGGTGGGTGGAGGACCTTTGTGAGCTCCAACTTGATCTTTATGAACGGGTTATAACAGCAATTATAGAAAAAGGCAATGTTTCTGGTGCTGTAATTGGAGAAGCTCTAAATGCTTATGCCTCAAGAAGGATGCCTGGCTTCAACAAGGGTGAGATCCAAGGAGGAGATATTGTAAAGAATAGATTACTGTTGGAGACCATACTCCGAATATTACCTGTGGACATGGGCATTGCCTCTTTCAGTTTCTTGGTGAAGTTATTAAGGGTAGCTATTCAGTTGGAATGTGAAGAGTTGGAGAGATCTGAACTGATTAGGAGAATAGGTATGTGCCTTGAGGAAGCTAAGGTGTctgatttattaatttgtgcCCCAGTTGGTGATGCAATTCTTGATGTTGATATTGTGCAAAGGATAGTAGAAGAGTTTGTAGCATGTGATCAACAGGTTCAGACGGACTCCCTGTTGGAAGATGAATTTCAGGAGATCAGAAGCCCTGGGATGGTATCAGACCCTTCAAAGGCTAAGGTGGCAAAACTGGTGGATGGCTACCTTGCTGAGATTGCATGTGATCCAAATTTACCTGTTGCAAAATTTGTTAATCTTGCTGAATTAGTATCAAGCTTCCCTAGAGCATCTCATGATGGCCTTTATCGTGCCATTGACATGTATTTAAAG GAGCATCCTGGAATCAGCAAGAGCGAAAGGAAAAGAATATGTAGGTTGATGAACTGCAGGAGCTTATCTGCAGAGGCTTGCATGCATGCTGTGCAGAATGAGCGGCTTCCCATGCGTGTTGTTGTGCAGGTTCTATTCTTTGAACAACTGAGAACTACAACATCTTCAGGGGGCAACAGCACACCAGATCATCCTGGGTCTCTCAGGTCATTTCTTCCTGGTGGATCTCATGGGAGCTCTAGGTCTACTATAACAAACACAGAAGAAGAATGGGATGCTGTGGGAACAATGGAAGACATAAAATCTCTGAAAGGGGAAGTTGATGCACTAAAATTATCAGGTGGAACCGGTAGGGCCAGCAGCGGAAAAGACAATAACAGTGGTAAAGGCAATGCCGACAATATTGCTGCCAGTAAAATGAAAGGTTTCATGTCAAAGAAGATACTCTCTAAGATTTGGTCTAGCAAAGAAAAAAGTGTTGATATAAGTAGCTCTGATACGTCAGAGAGCCCTGCTTCTACTGTTGTAGAGGAAACAAAATCTACTCCAGCTAGAAGTAGGAGGCATTCAGTATCTTAG
- the LOC100816722 gene encoding BTB/POZ domain-containing protein NPY4 isoform X2 codes for MYIEKWYVAAELATDIVINVGNVKFHLHKFPLLSKSARFQKLITNSNEENNDEVHIHDIPGGSAAFEICTKFCYGMTVTLNAYNVVAARCAAEYLEMYETVEKGNLIYKIEVFLNSSIFRSWKDSIIVLQTTKSLLKWSEELKVVSHGIDSIATKASLDTSKVEWSYTYNRKKLPSENSNDPQSNNARKQQLVPKDWWWVEDLCELQLDLYERVITAIIEKGNVSGAVIGEALNAYASRRMPGFNKGEIQGGDIVKNRLLLETILRILPVDMGIASFSFLVKLLRVAIQLECEELERSELIRRIGMCLEEAKVSDLLICAPVGDAILDVDIVQRIVEEFVACDQQVQTDSLLEDEFQEIRSPGMVSDPSKAKVAKLVDGYLAEIACDPNLPVAKFVNLAELVSSFPRASHDGLYRAIDMYLKEHPGISKSERKRICRLMNCRSLSAEACMHAVQNERLPMRVVVQVLFFEQLRTTTSSGGNSTPDHPGSLRSFLPGGSHGSSRSTITNTEEEWDAVGTMEDIKSLKGEVDALKLSGGTGRASSGKDNNSGKGNADNIAASKMKGFMSKKILSKIWSSKEKSVDISSSDTSESPASTVVEETKSTPARSRRHSVS; via the exons GTATGTCGCAGCTGAGTTGGCAACTGACATAGTCATTAATGTTGGAAATGTAAAATTTCATCTCCATAAG TTTCCTCTTTTGTCAAAAAGTGCACGCTTCCAAAAGCTGATTACAAACAGTAATGAAGAGAACAATGATGAAGTCCATATCCATGACATTCCTGGCGGATCTGCTGCTTTTGAAATATGTACCAAGTTCTGTTATGGTATGACAGTCACTCTTAATGCATACAATGTCGTTGCAGCTCGCTGTGCAGCAGAATATCTTGAGATGTACGAAACtgttgagaaaggaaatctTATCTACAAGATTGAAGTATTCCTCAACTCGAGCATTTTCAGGAGTTGGAAAGACTCGATTATTGTTCTTCAAACTACCAAGTCTCTTCTTAAATGGTCTGAGGAACTTAAGGTAGTGAGCCATGGCATTGACTCCATAGCTACCAAGGCTTCACTTGATACATCAAAGGTGGAGTGGTCATACACCTATAACAGGAAAAAGCTACCATCTGAAAATAGTAACGATCCTCAGTCTAATAATGCAAGGAAACAACAATTGGTTCCAAAGGACTGGTGGTGGGTGGAGGACCTTTGTGAGCTCCAACTTGATCTTTATGAACGGGTTATAACAGCAATTATAGAAAAAGGCAATGTTTCTGGTGCTGTAATTGGAGAAGCTCTAAATGCTTATGCCTCAAGAAGGATGCCTGGCTTCAACAAGGGTGAGATCCAAGGAGGAGATATTGTAAAGAATAGATTACTGTTGGAGACCATACTCCGAATATTACCTGTGGACATGGGCATTGCCTCTTTCAGTTTCTTGGTGAAGTTATTAAGGGTAGCTATTCAGTTGGAATGTGAAGAGTTGGAGAGATCTGAACTGATTAGGAGAATAGGTATGTGCCTTGAGGAAGCTAAGGTGTctgatttattaatttgtgcCCCAGTTGGTGATGCAATTCTTGATGTTGATATTGTGCAAAGGATAGTAGAAGAGTTTGTAGCATGTGATCAACAGGTTCAGACGGACTCCCTGTTGGAAGATGAATTTCAGGAGATCAGAAGCCCTGGGATGGTATCAGACCCTTCAAAGGCTAAGGTGGCAAAACTGGTGGATGGCTACCTTGCTGAGATTGCATGTGATCCAAATTTACCTGTTGCAAAATTTGTTAATCTTGCTGAATTAGTATCAAGCTTCCCTAGAGCATCTCATGATGGCCTTTATCGTGCCATTGACATGTATTTAAAG GAGCATCCTGGAATCAGCAAGAGCGAAAGGAAAAGAATATGTAGGTTGATGAACTGCAGGAGCTTATCTGCAGAGGCTTGCATGCATGCTGTGCAGAATGAGCGGCTTCCCATGCGTGTTGTTGTGCAGGTTCTATTCTTTGAACAACTGAGAACTACAACATCTTCAGGGGGCAACAGCACACCAGATCATCCTGGGTCTCTCAGGTCATTTCTTCCTGGTGGATCTCATGGGAGCTCTAGGTCTACTATAACAAACACAGAAGAAGAATGGGATGCTGTGGGAACAATGGAAGACATAAAATCTCTGAAAGGGGAAGTTGATGCACTAAAATTATCAGGTGGAACCGGTAGGGCCAGCAGCGGAAAAGACAATAACAGTGGTAAAGGCAATGCCGACAATATTGCTGCCAGTAAAATGAAAGGTTTCATGTCAAAGAAGATACTCTCTAAGATTTGGTCTAGCAAAGAAAAAAGTGTTGATATAAGTAGCTCTGATACGTCAGAGAGCCCTGCTTCTACTGTTGTAGAGGAAACAAAATCTACTCCAGCTAGAAGTAGGAGGCATTCAGTATCTTAG